One genomic window of Nicotiana sylvestris chromosome 10, ASM39365v2, whole genome shotgun sequence includes the following:
- the LOC138879186 gene encoding uncharacterized protein, with the protein MQTNARAINMLDCAISEEEYKRLSTCETAKDIWDILENIHGDSNRVKEIESTSTLERSENGEDREDFAVMPMTRKRKSRKKRNRKSQSIQNHQKNRKNEVQQQENICCYKCGKHGHMKLKCPSLKKKKHRISTWSDEDDQEEMTKICLKKRGETDEVCFNAILDCDLKKKNHKSWSNEDESEEENNHERMENQYFMAMGEINKVCHTPITYCDNYDELQDDMELVLNDFKKVLNEYHKLRKEKKNWEIQLEEYKKLTHEKKDWEIQLEEYKKLTHEKKDWEIQLEEYNNLRNEKNEWDIQLKEYLVENNLLQEENFELRKQISSLHKSPSHYFDRSKSSPWLNSYKSTEKGSTGKCPTLNKLTEKSSKSTNKAATGILSPAIKRDK; encoded by the exons ATGCAAACAAATGCTAGAGCAATCAACATGCTTGATTGTGCGATTAGTGAAGAAGAATATAAGAGATTATCCACCTGTGAGACTGCTAAAGATATATGGGACATATTAGAAAATATCCACGGGGACTCCAACAGAGTTAAGGAAATTGAATCCACGTCAACTCTCGAAAGATCCGAAAATGGTGAAGATCGAGAAGATTTCGCCGTGATGCCCATGACGAGAAAAAGGAAGAGTAGAAAGAAGCGGAATAGAAAATCTCAATCCATCCAGAATCATCAAAAGAATCGGAAGAATGAGGTTCAACAACAAGAGAACATatgctgctacaaatgtggtaaacATGGACATATGAAATTAAAATGTCCCAGcctcaagaaaaaaaaacatagaaTCTCAACTTGGAGCGACGAGGATGATcaagaagaaatgacaaaaatATGTCTCAAGAAAAGAGGGGAAACAGACGAGGTGTGCTTTAATGCTATCCTGGATTGTGATCTCAAGAAAAAGAATCACAAATCATGGAGCAACGAGGATGAATCTGAAGAAGAAAACAATCACGAAAGAATGGAGAATCAATATTTCATGGCAATGGGAGAAATTAATAAGGTATGTCACACTCCCATTACGTATTGCGATAACTATGATGAATTGCAGGATGATATGGAATTGGTTCTCAATGACTTTAAGAAAGTTCTAAATGAATATCATAAGTTGAGGAAGGAAAAGAAGAATTGGGAGATCCAACTTGAAGAATATAAAAAGTTGACGCATGAGAAGAAAGATTGGGAGATCCAACTTGAAGAATATAAGAAGTTGACACATGAGAAGAAAGATTGGGAGATCCAACTTGAAGAATATAACAACTTGAGAAATGAAAAGAATGAGTGGGATATTCAGCTTAAAGAATATCTGGTGGAGAATAACTTACTTCAAGAAGAAAATTTTGAGCTTCGCAAACAAATAAGCAGCTTGCACAAATCCCCCAGCCACTACTTTGATCGATCAAAGTCGTCTCCTTGGCTTAACAGCTATAAGTCGACTGAAAAGGGATCTACTGGTAAATGTCCTACTTTGAACAAGTTGACTGAGAAAAGCTCCAAGTCAACTAATAAGGCAGCAACAG GAATTCTGAGTCCAGCCATAAAAAGGGATAAATGA